In Gadus chalcogrammus isolate NIFS_2021 chromosome 13, NIFS_Gcha_1.0, whole genome shotgun sequence, a single genomic region encodes these proteins:
- the zc3h10 gene encoding zinc finger CCCH domain-containing protein 10, which produces MPDRDSSYLLAGGGGGSLGEEGGRGSGSGGGSGEGLVGSGAAGGVSGSVGMGGGGALGNGSGGGGAGGGAGGGAGGAAAAGQAVDGVCRDFVRNVCKRGKRCRFRHPDFSEVSDLGVQKNEFVFCHDHQNRECLRSSCRFVHGSKDDEDCYKRSGELPPRLRGKVAARLGLSPTDLPHSRGEVPLCRDFLKGECQRGSKCKFRHVKKDYEFEPAPRVGVGGAIGAGSGGGGGGGGMVNVGGPVGGGGGGGGGGGVACGGMAGLVGGVGGGNVLGMGCPSLGVHREAAISGVGGVGLGGCLSLGPLGPRRYERGPCSVYDPLFEGAFFEPGPMEVPVDHGTLQLKRRRLEGLRLVDATGGGHFELGVPAPLPPRPLEYRFLEEENCLLRKRVEELKKQVSNLLATNDVLLEQNAQYRSQAKVITLTSTPLPSDSLGPAVVSSYNHSIAQTHTTLSSAGLQPRVVTQQDLASSIAPPAPPPIAAPPVITAPHLGAEITPLAAALVQTIAQGLGPPVSMASVAVSVAPVAVSLSQPMAGLAMSHATAGLTMSHATAGLAMSQPMAGLAMSHATAGLTMSHATAGLAMSHATAGLTMSHATAGLTMSHATAPMVSYPIASQSIRITTLPH; this is translated from the exons ATGCCTGACCGGGACTCGTCCTACCTGTTagctggtgggggcgggggcagcctgggggaggagggggggcgtggCTCGGGGTCAGGCGGGGGTTCAGGGGAAGGCCTTGTCGGCTCAGGGGCTGCAGGGGGGGTCTCAGGCTCCGTGGGGATGGGCGGAGGAGGGGCCCTCGGCAACGGGAGCGGGGGTGGGGGAGCCGGTGGGGGCGCCGGTGGGGGTGCCGgtggggcggcggcggccgggcaGGCGGTGGACGGCGTGTGCCGGGACTTTGTGCGCAACGTGTGCAAGAGGGGCAAGCGCTGCCGCTTCCGCCACCCCGACTTCAGCGAGGTGTCGGACCTGGGCGTGCAGAAGAACGAGTTTGTGTTCTGCCACGACCACCAGAACCGGGAGTGCCTGCGCTCCAGCTGCCGCTTCGTGCACGGCTCCAAGGACGACGAGGACTGCTACAAGCGCAGCGGCGAGCTTCCGCCCCGGCTGCGGGGCAAGGTGGCGGCGCGCCTGGGCCTCTCCCCCACGGACCTGCCCCACAGCCGGGGGGAGGTGCCCCTCTGCCGGGACTTCCTGAAGGGCGAGTGCCAGCGCGGCAGCAAGTGCAAGTTCCGCCACGTGAAGAAGGACTACGAGTTCGAGCCCGCCCCCCgggtgggggtgggcggggccatcGGGGCGGggagcggcggcgggggcggcggcggtggcatgGTGAACGTGGGCGGGCCggtgggtggtgggggcggcggcggcggcggggggggcgtggcctgcggGGGGATggcggggctggtggggggggtgggcgggggcaACGTGCTGGGGATGGGCTGCCCCAGCCTGGGGGTCCACCGCGAGGCGGCCATCTCCggcgtggggggggtggggctggggggctgcCTGTCGCTGGGGCCCCTGGGGCCGCGGCGCTACGAGCGGGGGCCCTGCTCGGTGTACGACCCGCTGTTCGAGGGGGCGTTCTTCGAGCCAGGGCCCATGGAGGTGCCCGTGGACCACGGCACGCTGCAGCTGAAGCGGCGGCGGCTGGAGGGGCTGCGGCTGGTGGACGCCACCGGGGGGGGGCACTTTGAGCTGGGGGTCCCGGCCCCgctgcccccccggcccctggaGTACCgcttcctggaggaggagaactgcCTGCTGCGcaagagggtggaggagctgaagaaaCAG GTGTCCAACCTGCTGGCCACCAACGACGTGCTGCTGGAGCAGAACGCGCAGTACCGCAGCCAGGCCAAGGTGATCACGCTGACCTCCACGCCGCTGCCCTCCGACAGCCTGGGGCCCGCCGTGGTGAGCTCCTACAACCACAGCATCGCCCAGACCCACACCACGCTGAGCAGCGCGGGCCTACAGCCCCGCGTCGTCACCCAGCAGGACCTGGCCTCCAGCAtcgcccccccggccccgccccccatcgCCGCCCCGCCCGTCATCACGGCCCCCCACCTCGGCGCCGAGATCACCCCGCTGGCGGCGGCCCTCGTGCAGACCATCGCCCAGGGGCTGGGGCCGCCGGTGTCCATGGCGTCCGTGGCGGTGTCCGTGGCGCCCGTGGCGGTGTCCCTGTCCCAGCCGATGGCGGGCCTCGCCATGAGCCACGCCACGGCGGGTCTGACCATGAGCCACGCCACGGCGGGCCTCGCCATGAGCCAGCCGATGGCGGGCCTCGCCATGAGCCACGCCACGGCGGGTCTGACCATGAGCCACGCCACGGCGGGCCTCGCCATGAGCCACGCCACGGCGGGTCTGACCATGAGCCACGCCACGGCGGGTCTGACCATGAGCCACGCCACCGCCCCCATGGTGTCCTACCCCATCGCCAGCCAGAGCATCAGGATCACCACGCTGCCccactag
- the LOC130401947 gene encoding dnaJ homolog subfamily B member 9-like, with protein sequence MSQQSVYLWTLLWIASRLCASLETQNTHHDTLDVQTSSLKTQKTHYDTLEIQRTATDRQIQKAFHKLAVKFHPDKNKSSGAEKIFREIVEAYEVLSNQDSRRTYDYLGHEAFLQDDKDFHHHEEHSDEDFFHFDFDDFFSSLGLDDEDDDDDLFLDEPLHHSWGFSRGGEDLEALEEERDILDHIFFDTREQHYYYGLGDDDDEEDEEYAF encoded by the exons ATGTCCCAGCAAAGTGTTTACTTGTGGACGTTGTTGTGGATCGCATCCCGCCTGTGTGCCTCTCTGGAGACCCAGAATACCCACCATGATACCCTGGATGTTCAGACTAGCTCTCTGAAGACCCAGAAGACCCACTATGATACTCTGGAGATTCAACGGACCGCTACCGACCGACAAATCCAGAAAGCTTTCCACAAGCTGGCGGTGAAGTTCCACCCTGACAAGAACAAAAGCTCCGGGGCGGAGAAGATCTTCCGGGAGATCGTTGAAG CCTACGAGGTCCTGTCCAACCAGGACTCCAGGAGGACCTACGACTACCTGGGGCACGAGGCCTTCCTGCAGGACGACAAGGACTTCCACCACCACGAGGAGCACTCCGACGAAGACTTCTTCCACTTCGACTTTGACGACTTCTTCTCCAGCCTCGGCCTGGACGATGAAGACGATGACGATGACCTCTTCCTGGACGAGCCGCTCCACCACAGCTGGGGGTTCTCCAGGGGAGGCGAGGACCTGGAGGCCCTCGAAGAGGAGCGAGACATCCTGGATCACATCTTCTTCGACACGCGGGAACAGCATTATTACTACGGTCTGGgggacgatgatgatgaggaggatgaggagtacGCCTTCTAG
- the si:dkey-28n18.9 gene encoding sorting nexin-1, with protein sequence MMEEEEAEESPPLSPSVIEGTEEVTPPLSVSPSTIRVTEAAQDGELLTFIIVSQKLSGTGEYHVDRTYEDFDWLQQHLFSLEDVPGIQGIIFPPLPARAQQNAPVKLVRQLGLLATGETWTPYCRALGAYLQQVAGHSLLSRTQHLETFLTSPEPPGRQKVKKGLFNRLSQAVEGIRKDSHTKDVDDFFRTEREHNLSLTGLSRAAAERFLEVVQTEQKIAVACGHFAASLQLCVEAGDDPGQETFSKMCVKISEIMESMKKNVQKVAENDVTTLGLGLDLECRYQEAEKEMLFRRTCKLVELETASRNAERAKPLKKAAMDEIKKAAEKDFEQVSVVAKQEVARFQRARVAVLRQALVRWCELQILTATSSAEQWDQQLLAFRGPARGPEPSS encoded by the exons ATGATG gaggaagaggaggctgaggagtCCCCCCCGCTGAGCCCCAGCGTCATCGAGGGGACGGAGGAGGTGACCCCCCCGCTGAGCGTCAGCCCCAGCACCATCAGGGTGACGGAAGCCGCCCAGGACGGAGAGCTGCTCACCTTCATCATCGTGTCTCAGAAG CTGTCGGGGACGGGGGAGTACCACGTGGACCGGACCTACGAGGACTTCGACTGGCTGCAGCAGCACCTCTTCTCCCTGGAGGACGTTCCCGGGATCCAGGGGATCATA ttccctcccctcccagccaGGGCCCAGCAGAACGCTCCGGTGAAGCTGGTCCGACAGCTCG GTCTGCTGGCCACCGGGGAGACCTGGACGCCGTACTGCCGGGCTCTTGGGGCGTACCTTCAGCAGGTGGCGGGCCACTCCCTCCTGAGCAGAACGCAACACCTGGAGACCTTCCTCACCAGCcctgag CCTCCCGGTCGTCAGAAGGTGAAGAAAGGTCTCTTCAACCGCCTCAGCCAGGCCGTGGAGGGCATCAGGAAGGACAGCCACACCAAG GATGTGGACGACTTCTTCAGAACTGAACGCGAACACAACCTCAGTCTGACCGGGCTCAGCAGGGCGGCCGCAGAG AGGTTCCTGGAGGTGGTGCAGACTGAACAGA agATAGCCGTGGCCTGTGGGCACTTTGCGGCCTCCCTCCAGCTGTGTGTAGAGGCTGGTGACGACCCCGGCCAGGAGACCTTCTCCAA AATGTGTGTCAAGATCTCTGAGATCATGGAGTCCATGAAG aAGAACGTGCAGAAGGTGGCTGAGAACGACGTGACCACGCTGGGCCTGGGTCTGGACCTGGAGTGTCGGTACCAGGAGGCAGAGAAG GAGATGCTGTTCAGGAGGACGTGTAAACTAGTGGAGCTGGAGACAGCGAGCAGGAACGCTGAGCGGGCCAAACCCCTAAAGAAGGCTGCC aTGGACGAGATCAAGAAAGCAGCAGAGAAGGACTTTGAACAAGTCTCCGTGGTGGCAAAACAAGAG gtggCCCGGTTCCAGAGGGCCCGTGTGGCCGTGCTCCGCCAGGCGCTGGTCCGCTGGTGTGAGCTGCAGATCCTCACGGCCACGAGCAGCGCAGAGCAGTGGGACCAGCAGCTCCTCGCCTTCAGGGGCCCCGCCCGGGGCCCGGAGCCCTCCTCctga